A portion of the Streptomyces platensis genome contains these proteins:
- a CDS encoding serine/threonine-protein kinase has protein sequence MAMMRLRREDPRVVGTFRLHRRLGAGGMGVVYLGSDKRGQRVALKVIRPDLAEDQEFRSRFAREVSAARRIRGGCTARLVAADLDAERPWFATQYVPGPSLHDKVNEEGPLSPAEVASIGAALSEGLLAVHDAGVVHRDLKPSNILLSPKGPRIIDFGIAWATGASTLTHVGTAVGSPGFLAPEQVRGAAVTPATDIFALGATLAYACTADSPFGQGSSEVMLYRVVHEEAHLGGVPDALAPLLASCLAKDPADRPSTLSLSLRLKEIAAREAHGLSGGPLENGPGAGAGWERRTSERPTGQRAEEYARQRTERRTAGSSSPRPHPSRPPVPRDAAARPAGPASAAGKNPRTGGRNGRRVPAARPTGRNGSRTPVRTTSGGRRPGPDRRLLRQRVIVFVVVTLLVALGIAAAQGCQGPARGLGADRSASAAAGVGMSGPYGVGERVP, from the coding sequence ATGGCGATGATGCGGCTCCGACGCGAGGACCCGCGTGTCGTCGGGACGTTCCGGCTGCACCGCCGGCTCGGCGCGGGCGGGATGGGTGTGGTCTACCTCGGCTCGGACAAGCGCGGGCAGCGGGTGGCGCTCAAGGTGATCCGGCCGGACCTGGCGGAGGATCAGGAATTCCGCTCGCGGTTCGCCCGAGAGGTCTCCGCCGCCCGGCGGATCCGCGGCGGCTGTACGGCCCGGCTGGTCGCGGCCGATCTCGACGCGGAGCGCCCCTGGTTCGCCACCCAGTACGTCCCGGGGCCCTCGCTGCACGACAAGGTCAACGAGGAGGGACCGCTGTCCCCGGCGGAGGTCGCCTCCATCGGCGCCGCGCTGTCCGAGGGGCTGCTGGCCGTCCATGACGCGGGCGTGGTGCACCGCGATCTGAAGCCGTCCAACATTCTGCTGTCGCCCAAGGGCCCGCGGATCATCGACTTCGGTATCGCCTGGGCGACCGGCGCCAGCACCCTGACCCATGTCGGTACGGCCGTCGGCTCACCGGGCTTCCTGGCGCCGGAGCAGGTGCGCGGGGCCGCGGTGACCCCGGCGACGGACATCTTCGCGCTGGGCGCCACCCTCGCGTACGCCTGCACCGCGGACTCCCCCTTCGGGCAGGGCAGTTCGGAGGTCATGCTCTACCGCGTGGTCCACGAGGAGGCGCACCTCGGCGGGGTGCCGGACGCACTGGCGCCGCTGCTCGCCTCGTGCCTGGCCAAGGACCCGGCGGACCGTCCCAGCACGCTGTCGCTGTCGCTGCGGCTCAAGGAGATCGCGGCCCGTGAGGCGCACGGGCTGTCGGGCGGGCCGCTGGAGAACGGGCCCGGTGCCGGCGCCGGTTGGGAGCGTCGGACCTCGGAGCGGCCGACCGGGCAGCGGGCCGAGGAGTACGCGCGCCAGCGCACCGAGCGCCGGACGGCGGGCAGCTCCTCGCCGCGTCCGCACCCCTCCCGTCCGCCGGTCCCGCGGGACGCGGCGGCCCGGCCGGCCGGTCCTGCCTCGGCCGCGGGGAAGAATCCGCGGACCGGCGGGCGCAACGGGCGACGGGTCCCGGCCGCGCGGCCCACGGGGCGAAACGGTTCACGTACCCCGGTGCGTACGACCTCCGGCGGGCGCCGGCCGGGCCCCGACCGCCGGCTGCTGCGCCAGCGCGTCATCGTGTTCGTGGTGGTGACGCTGCTGGTGGCGCTCGGCATCGCGGCCGCCCAGGGGTGCCAGGGGCCGGCTCGCGGACTCGGGGCGGACCGGTCCGCTTCGGCGGCCGCCGGGGTGGGAATGTCGGGGCCTTACGGGGTGGGGGAACGGGTCCCCTAG
- a CDS encoding TrmH family RNA methyltransferase, giving the protein MAEIITVDDPDDPRLADYTGLTDVELRRRREPAEGLFIAEGEKVIRRARHAGYAMRSMLLSAKWVDVMRDVIDEVPAPVYAVSPALAERVTGYHVHRGALASMQRKPLPAATDLLAGTRRIVVMEAVNDHTNIGAIFRSAAALGMDAVLLSPDCADPLYRRSVKVSMGAVFSVPYARLESWPRDLAAVREAGFKLLALTPAEKATAIDEAAPHSLERAALMLGAEGDGLSTGALRAADEWVRIPMAHGVDSLNVGAAAAVAFYAVATGRPA; this is encoded by the coding sequence GTGGCAGAAATCATCACCGTCGACGACCCGGACGACCCGAGGCTGGCCGACTACACCGGCCTGACCGACGTCGAGCTGCGGCGCCGGCGCGAGCCCGCGGAAGGGCTCTTCATCGCCGAGGGCGAGAAGGTCATCCGGCGCGCCCGGCACGCCGGTTACGCGATGCGCTCCATGCTGCTCTCGGCCAAGTGGGTCGACGTGATGCGCGATGTCATCGACGAGGTCCCGGCCCCGGTCTACGCCGTCAGCCCGGCCCTCGCCGAGCGGGTGACGGGCTATCACGTGCACCGCGGCGCGCTGGCCTCCATGCAGCGCAAGCCACTGCCCGCGGCCACCGATCTCCTCGCCGGAACCCGCCGCATCGTGGTCATGGAAGCGGTCAACGACCACACCAACATCGGAGCGATCTTCCGCAGCGCGGCGGCCCTGGGCATGGACGCGGTGCTGCTCTCCCCGGACTGCGCCGATCCGCTCTACCGCCGCTCGGTGAAGGTCTCCATGGGCGCGGTGTTCTCCGTGCCGTACGCCCGACTGGAGAGCTGGCCCCGGGACCTGGCCGCCGTACGGGAGGCGGGCTTCAAGCTGCTCGCCCTCACCCCGGCCGAGAAGGCCACCGCCATCGACGAGGCCGCCCCGCACAGCCTGGAGCGCGCCGCGCTGATGCTGGGCGCCGAGGGCGACGGCCTGAGCACCGGCGCCCTGCGGGCCGCCGACGAATGGGTCCGCATCCCGATGGCGCACGGCGTGGACTCCCTCAACGTCGGCGCGGCCGCCGCGGTCGCCTTCTACGCGGTGGCCACCGGCCGCCCGGCTTAG
- the cobA gene encoding uroporphyrinogen-III C-methyltransferase produces the protein MAEHVAEHAAYPVGLRLSGRRVVVLGAGQVAQRRLPSLVAAGADVLLISPSATPSVEAMADAGEVRWERRRYQDGDLDGAWYALISTDDPEANAAASQEAEDRRVWCVRSDDAEAATAWTPATGRSEGVTVAVLTGRDPRRSAAVRDAIVEGLRDGSLAAPHHRRPHTPGVSLVGGGPGDPDLITVRGRRLLAEADVVIADRLGPRDLLAELPPHVEVIDAAKIPYGRFMAQEAINNALIEHAKAGKAVVRLKGGDPFVFGRGMEEAQALAEAGIPCTVVPGISSTISVPGAAGIPVTHRGVAHEFTVVSGHVAPDDERSLVDWPSLAKLRGTLVVLMGVENSGAIAAKLIAHGRPADTPAAVIQEGTTAAQRRVDATLATLGETVRAEGVRPPAVIVIGEVVAVAPTLR, from the coding sequence ATGGCTGAGCACGTCGCCGAACACGCTGCCTACCCCGTCGGACTGCGGCTGTCCGGCCGCCGGGTGGTTGTCCTGGGCGCCGGACAGGTCGCCCAGCGCCGGCTCCCGTCCCTCGTCGCCGCCGGCGCCGATGTCCTGCTGATCTCCCCGTCCGCCACCCCGTCCGTCGAGGCGATGGCCGACGCCGGCGAGGTCCGCTGGGAGCGCCGCCGCTACCAGGACGGCGACCTCGACGGCGCCTGGTACGCGCTGATCTCCACCGACGACCCGGAGGCCAACGCCGCCGCGTCCCAGGAGGCCGAGGACCGCCGGGTGTGGTGCGTACGCTCCGACGACGCCGAGGCGGCCACCGCCTGGACCCCGGCCACCGGCCGCAGCGAGGGCGTCACCGTCGCCGTGCTCACCGGCCGCGACCCGCGCCGCTCCGCCGCCGTACGTGACGCGATCGTCGAGGGCCTCCGGGACGGCAGCCTCGCCGCCCCGCACCACCGCCGCCCGCACACCCCGGGCGTCTCCCTGGTCGGCGGCGGCCCCGGCGACCCGGACCTGATCACCGTCCGCGGCCGCCGGCTGCTCGCCGAGGCCGACGTGGTGATCGCCGACCGCCTCGGCCCCCGCGACCTGCTCGCCGAACTGCCGCCGCATGTCGAGGTCATCGACGCCGCGAAGATCCCCTACGGCCGCTTCATGGCCCAGGAGGCCATCAACAACGCGCTGATCGAGCACGCCAAGGCCGGTAAGGCCGTGGTCCGGCTCAAGGGCGGCGACCCGTTCGTCTTCGGCCGCGGCATGGAGGAGGCCCAGGCGCTCGCCGAGGCCGGTATCCCCTGCACGGTCGTCCCCGGCATCTCCAGCACCATCTCGGTACCCGGCGCCGCCGGTATCCCCGTCACCCACCGCGGCGTCGCCCACGAGTTCACCGTCGTCAGCGGCCATGTCGCCCCCGACGACGAGCGCTCGCTGGTCGACTGGCCCTCGCTGGCCAAGCTGCGCGGCACCCTCGTCGTCCTGATGGGCGTGGAGAACAGCGGCGCCATCGCCGCCAAGCTCATCGCACACGGCCGCCCCGCCGACACCCCCGCTGCCGTCATCCAGGAGGGGACCACCGCGGCCCAGCGCCGCGTCGACGCCACCCTCGCGACCCTCGGCGAGACGGTACGGGCCGAGGGCGTCCGCCCCCCGGCGGTCATCGTCATCGGCGAGGTCGTCGCCGTCGCCCCTACCCTCAGGTAA
- the cobT gene encoding nicotinate-nucleotide--dimethylbenzimidazole phosphoribosyltransferase: protein MTDTGQVPGEGQPENAGGHPGQPQPAAAPSPADAGPTEQPGMVPTPGEYPYLGQADGAVADDDLLMPGAQGAWSEQPAHQPLPQPQDTLHGAAPQGAPFDAAAQGTTGYEPMPAPTGDHESGGRDSGSVDLGAVRIPQPAAPQPDRARAAAPATPPRRPLHMGPPVPDPTGGVVRSLADRGPAEVPAPPAARHAGPPTGGPEYFDAPAPATPDVPGPAADARTAADLPYAEQPPGEVAAAEQPFAAPSYGEQSYGGQLNAEQTYGAAGQGPLPGPQLGEIPSQVPQWNDAAAQAPAAPLAETVAPEAPVAPAEAVQPAPQDAALPVEQAMPLPVENGGQTGDGAQVEDGAPVAAPTAEAGQEAQAEVPMAPQDGAADAVPDAVAPGQEGMAVAEGAVVEGAAPDAVTADVPAADGAVADVPVQDVAAVDAAVQGAAAADAPVHEAAAPDASVPDAPAPDAPVQDAPGQAPAPDAQQPEDVAAEAPQQPADQDVPAEPEAHAPAQAAEASAPAQPTDAPAPSEAPGQATAPVADQPAADAPAEAPQAPQTEQNAEQTPEQPEAAAEPVATETAAEAQPDAAAVEPQPDPAAATPAEAAPVTPDQATPADTAADAPVAEPVAPTSDTAPQGPVDQPATDDGMPQEQAVIEPSEAPQPAAEQPQPGAPMDAAGQQTTQEPAPEAAMQDAGAPAEQQPAVAAPAAADNPAEPTAPAAEATPGEPAEDAAPAAAAELAEATPDAPAEPLAEARPVSVHIPAQASGEHTPVDALAPQTAAPADEPAPDAEPTADADGTPQQQDAAALVQLGEDEDEGEGEGGDQPQAADQQSPAATSDVADGLLSPAAGYDDSERAAVHRVIRERRDIRNGFRSDPIPNDVLLRVLEAAHTAPSVGHSQPWDFVVIRSAETREKMHQLAMAQREAYAKSLPKARAKQFRELKIEAILETPVNIVVTADSTRGGRHTLGRHTQPQMAPYSSALAVENLWLAARAEGLGVGWVSFFDEREMVRELDLPEHLEVVAYLCIGYVDEFPEDPELLQAGWSKRRPLSWVVHEETYGRRALPGESPHNLLQETLQGIRPLDAKALGEAWERQKRMTKPAGALGMLEIISAQLSGLSRKCPPPIPEPAAVAIFAGDHGVHAQGVTPWPQEVTGQMVANFLGGGAVCNAFANQVGAEVCVVDVGVAGDLPATPGLLPRKVRAGTADFTAGPAMTQEDVLKAIEVGIDTARDLVAAGNKALLTGEMGIANTTTSAALIAVYTGVDPVEVTGRGTGINDETHARKVDVVRRALELHQPDPADPIGVLAAIGGLEHAALVGLILGGASLRTPMILDGVSAGAAALVARAIAPEALAACIAGHRSAEPGHVAALNKLGLRPLVDLDLRLGEGTGALLALPVVQSAARAMHEVATFDSAGVTEKT, encoded by the coding sequence ATGACCGACACCGGCCAGGTCCCGGGCGAGGGACAGCCGGAGAACGCAGGCGGACATCCCGGGCAGCCGCAACCGGCGGCCGCTCCCTCCCCTGCCGACGCCGGACCGACGGAGCAGCCAGGCATGGTGCCGACTCCGGGCGAATACCCCTACCTCGGCCAGGCCGATGGCGCGGTCGCGGACGACGATCTGCTGATGCCGGGCGCCCAGGGCGCCTGGAGCGAGCAGCCCGCGCACCAGCCGCTCCCGCAGCCGCAGGACACCCTCCACGGTGCGGCCCCCCAGGGCGCCCCCTTCGACGCGGCCGCCCAGGGGACCACCGGCTACGAGCCGATGCCCGCCCCGACCGGCGACCACGAGAGCGGCGGCCGGGACTCCGGTTCCGTCGACCTCGGCGCCGTCCGCATCCCCCAGCCCGCGGCCCCGCAGCCGGACCGGGCCCGCGCGGCAGCCCCCGCCACGCCCCCGCGCCGCCCGCTGCACATGGGCCCGCCGGTTCCCGACCCGACCGGCGGCGTGGTCCGTTCGCTCGCCGACCGCGGACCGGCCGAGGTGCCCGCACCCCCCGCCGCACGGCACGCCGGGCCCCCCACGGGCGGCCCCGAATACTTCGACGCCCCGGCCCCGGCCACGCCCGACGTGCCCGGCCCGGCGGCCGACGCCCGGACCGCCGCCGACCTGCCGTACGCCGAGCAGCCCCCCGGGGAGGTGGCGGCGGCCGAGCAGCCCTTCGCCGCGCCCTCGTACGGTGAGCAGTCCTACGGCGGGCAGTTGAACGCCGAGCAGACCTACGGCGCAGCGGGCCAGGGCCCGTTGCCCGGCCCGCAGCTCGGCGAGATCCCGTCCCAGGTGCCGCAGTGGAACGACGCTGCCGCCCAGGCCCCCGCGGCCCCGCTTGCAGAAACGGTCGCCCCCGAGGCGCCCGTCGCCCCCGCCGAGGCCGTACAGCCCGCCCCGCAGGACGCGGCGCTGCCCGTCGAACAGGCGATGCCGCTGCCGGTCGAGAACGGCGGGCAGACCGGGGATGGCGCGCAGGTTGAGGACGGCGCTCCCGTCGCCGCTCCCACCGCCGAGGCCGGGCAGGAGGCGCAGGCCGAGGTGCCGATGGCGCCGCAGGACGGTGCTGCGGACGCGGTGCCGGATGCGGTTGCGCCCGGTCAGGAGGGAATGGCTGTGGCGGAGGGCGCTGTAGTGGAGGGCGCCGCGCCGGACGCTGTCACGGCGGATGTTCCCGCTGCGGACGGCGCCGTTGCGGACGTCCCTGTGCAGGATGTCGCCGCTGTGGACGCCGCTGTACAGGGGGCCGCCGCTGCGGATGCGCCTGTTCACGAGGCCGCCGCGCCGGATGCCTCCGTGCCGGACGCGCCCGCGCCCGACGCCCCCGTGCAGGACGCCCCCGGCCAGGCCCCCGCCCCGGATGCCCAGCAGCCCGAGGATGTCGCCGCCGAGGCTCCCCAGCAGCCCGCCGACCAGGACGTGCCCGCCGAGCCCGAGGCACATGCACCGGCACAGGCCGCCGAGGCTTCGGCCCCGGCGCAGCCGACCGACGCCCCGGCCCCGTCCGAAGCGCCGGGCCAGGCCACGGCACCCGTAGCGGACCAGCCGGCGGCCGACGCCCCGGCCGAGGCCCCGCAGGCACCGCAGACCGAGCAGAACGCCGAGCAGACCCCCGAACAGCCCGAGGCCGCCGCCGAGCCCGTCGCCACCGAGACCGCCGCCGAGGCCCAGCCGGACGCCGCCGCCGTCGAGCCCCAGCCGGACCCCGCGGCCGCCACCCCCGCCGAAGCCGCCCCGGTCACCCCGGACCAGGCCACCCCGGCCGACACCGCCGCCGACGCCCCGGTCGCCGAGCCCGTCGCCCCGACGTCCGACACCGCCCCCCAGGGCCCCGTCGACCAGCCCGCGACGGACGACGGTATGCCCCAGGAGCAGGCCGTCATAGAGCCGTCCGAGGCACCGCAGCCGGCCGCCGAACAGCCGCAGCCCGGCGCCCCCATGGACGCCGCGGGGCAGCAGACCACCCAGGAGCCCGCCCCGGAGGCCGCGATGCAGGACGCGGGCGCCCCCGCCGAGCAGCAGCCCGCAGTGGCCGCCCCGGCCGCCGCCGACAACCCCGCCGAGCCGACCGCCCCCGCGGCCGAGGCGACCCCCGGCGAGCCCGCCGAGGACGCCGCGCCCGCAGCCGCCGCCGAGCTCGCAGAGGCCACGCCCGACGCCCCCGCCGAGCCGCTCGCCGAAGCCCGGCCCGTCAGCGTCCACATCCCGGCCCAGGCGTCCGGCGAGCACACCCCCGTCGACGCCCTGGCCCCGCAGACCGCGGCCCCCGCCGACGAGCCCGCCCCCGACGCCGAGCCCACCGCCGACGCCGACGGGACGCCCCAGCAGCAGGACGCCGCCGCACTCGTCCAGCTCGGCGAGGACGAGGACGAGGGCGAAGGCGAAGGCGGCGACCAGCCGCAGGCTGCCGACCAGCAGAGCCCGGCCGCTACGTCCGACGTCGCCGACGGCCTGCTGTCACCGGCCGCCGGGTACGACGACTCCGAGCGCGCCGCCGTCCACCGCGTGATCCGCGAACGCCGCGACATCCGCAACGGCTTCCGCAGCGACCCGATCCCCAACGATGTGCTGCTGCGCGTCCTGGAGGCCGCCCACACCGCCCCCAGCGTCGGCCACTCCCAGCCCTGGGACTTCGTGGTCATCCGCTCGGCCGAGACCCGCGAGAAGATGCACCAGCTCGCGATGGCGCAGCGCGAGGCGTACGCCAAGTCGCTGCCCAAGGCGCGCGCCAAGCAGTTCCGCGAGCTGAAGATCGAGGCGATCCTCGAAACGCCGGTGAACATCGTCGTCACCGCCGACTCCACCCGCGGCGGCCGGCACACCCTCGGCCGCCACACCCAGCCGCAGATGGCCCCGTACTCCTCCGCGCTCGCGGTCGAGAACCTCTGGCTCGCCGCCCGTGCCGAGGGCCTGGGTGTGGGCTGGGTCAGCTTCTTCGACGAGCGGGAGATGGTCCGCGAACTGGACCTGCCCGAGCACCTCGAAGTCGTCGCCTACCTGTGCATCGGCTACGTCGACGAATTCCCGGAGGATCCCGAGCTGCTCCAGGCCGGCTGGTCCAAGCGCCGTCCGCTGTCCTGGGTCGTCCACGAGGAGACCTACGGCCGCCGCGCGCTGCCCGGCGAGAGCCCGCACAACCTCCTCCAGGAGACCCTTCAGGGCATCCGCCCGCTGGACGCCAAGGCGCTGGGCGAGGCCTGGGAGCGGCAGAAGCGGATGACCAAGCCCGCCGGGGCGCTGGGCATGCTGGAGATCATCTCCGCGCAGCTGTCCGGACTGTCCCGCAAGTGCCCGCCGCCCATCCCGGAGCCGGCCGCCGTCGCGATCTTCGCCGGTGACCACGGTGTGCACGCCCAGGGCGTGACCCCCTGGCCCCAGGAGGTCACCGGCCAGATGGTCGCCAACTTCCTGGGCGGCGGCGCGGTCTGCAACGCCTTCGCCAACCAGGTCGGCGCCGAGGTCTGTGTCGTGGACGTCGGTGTGGCGGGCGATCTCCCCGCCACCCCCGGCCTGCTGCCGCGCAAGGTCCGCGCCGGCACCGCCGACTTCACGGCGGGCCCGGCGATGACCCAGGAGGACGTGCTCAAGGCCATCGAGGTCGGCATCGACACCGCCCGTGACCTCGTCGCGGCCGGCAACAAGGCGCTGCTCACGGGCGAGATGGGCATCGCCAACACCACCACCTCCGCCGCACTGATCGCCGTCTACACCGGCGTCGACCCGGTCGAGGTCACCGGCCGCGGCACCGGCATCAACGACGAGACGCACGCCCGCAAGGTCGATGTGGTCCGCCGCGCCCTGGAGCTCCACCAGCCCGACCCGGCCGACCCCATCGGCGTCCTCGCCGCGATCGGCGGCCTGGAGCACGCCGCCCTCGTCGGCCTGATCCTCGGCGGCGCCTCGCTGCGTACGCCGATGATCCTCGACGGGGTCAGCGCCGGCGCCGCCGCCCTGGTGGCCCGCGCCATCGCCCCCGAGGCGCTGGCCGCCTGCATCGCCGGCCACCGCAGCGCCGAACCCGGCCATGTCGCGGCCCTGAACAAGCTGGGCCTGCGCCCGCTCGTCGACCTCGATCTGCGCCTCGGCGAGGGCACCGGCGCCCTGCTCGCCCTCCCCGTGGTGCAGAGCGCCGCCCGCGCCATGCACGAGGTAGCCACCTTCGACTCCGCCGGAGTGACGGAGAAGACCTGA
- the cbiE gene encoding precorrin-6y C5,15-methyltransferase (decarboxylating) subunit CbiE, translating to MADRVTVIGWDGSPLTAAARAALGAATLVAGAAHHLALPEVPPNAERIRLGSVTLAARRIAQHRGTAVVLADGDPGFFGVVRTLRAPEHGLEVEVVPAVSSVAAAFAQAGMPWDDAQVVVAHSRDLRRAVNVCRAHTKVAVLTSPGAGPAELALLLGGVHRTFVICEELGTEREQVTVLTSDKAADHVWRDPNVVIVIGGSPAGAAAQGTGWIAGHEVGHPTGPRGWGLPASAYGGALGEGESVQLRTAQLARLGPQVGDLVWDIGAGSGAAAVETARFGAAVIAVDADPDACARTTALARRHGVQLQVVRGRAPQILEDLPEPDVIRVGGGGADVLTACAARRPERIVTHAATRDEAESLGRALADGGYEVECALLQSVDLDTSVWVERERSVVFLLSGYRVPHP from the coding sequence ATGGCCGACCGGGTCACGGTGATCGGATGGGACGGCTCTCCACTGACCGCCGCAGCCCGCGCCGCGCTCGGCGCCGCCACGCTGGTGGCCGGCGCCGCCCACCACCTCGCCCTTCCCGAAGTGCCGCCGAACGCCGAACGGATCCGGCTCGGCAGTGTGACCCTGGCCGCCCGCCGTATCGCCCAGCACCGCGGCACCGCCGTGGTGCTCGCCGACGGCGACCCCGGTTTCTTCGGTGTCGTCCGCACCCTGCGGGCCCCCGAGCACGGCCTGGAAGTGGAAGTGGTCCCGGCCGTCTCCTCCGTCGCGGCCGCCTTCGCGCAGGCCGGCATGCCCTGGGACGACGCCCAGGTCGTGGTCGCCCACAGCCGCGATCTGCGCCGCGCGGTGAATGTCTGCCGCGCTCACACCAAGGTCGCGGTGCTCACCTCGCCCGGCGCCGGCCCCGCCGAACTCGCTCTGCTGCTCGGCGGCGTCCACCGCACCTTCGTCATCTGCGAGGAACTGGGCACCGAACGCGAGCAGGTGACCGTCCTCACCTCCGACAAGGCCGCCGACCATGTCTGGCGTGACCCCAATGTCGTCATTGTCATCGGCGGTTCGCCCGCCGGTGCCGCGGCGCAGGGCACCGGCTGGATCGCCGGTCACGAGGTAGGCCACCCGACGGGCCCGCGCGGCTGGGGACTTCCGGCGAGCGCTTACGGCGGCGCCCTGGGCGAGGGTGAGTCCGTCCAGCTGCGCACCGCGCAACTCGCCCGTCTCGGGCCGCAGGTGGGCGACCTGGTCTGGGACATCGGCGCGGGCAGCGGCGCCGCCGCGGTGGAGACCGCGCGCTTCGGCGCCGCCGTCATCGCGGTCGACGCCGACCCGGACGCCTGCGCACGCACTACCGCCCTCGCCCGCCGGCACGGTGTCCAACTCCAGGTCGTGCGCGGCCGGGCACCGCAGATCCTGGAGGACCTGCCCGAGCCCGACGTGATCCGGGTCGGCGGCGGGGGAGCGGACGTGCTCACCGCCTGCGCGGCCCGCCGTCCCGAACGGATCGTCACCCACGCGGCCACCCGCGACGAGGCCGAATCGCTCGGCCGGGCGCTGGCCGACGGCGGCTACGAAGTCGAGTGCGCACTGCTCCAGTCCGTGGACCTGGACACATCCGTCTGGGTCGAACGCGAGCGGTCCGTGGTGTTTCTTCTCAGCGGGTATCGCGTTCCTCACCCGTGA
- a CDS encoding GNAT family N-acetyltransferase, whose amino-acid sequence MTSTFPDTSISTDRLVLRPFEEADVPSLAAMMNDELVAAWTAIPQPYTEDAARRWTTESARAERTAGHGIDFAVTEFLTQRLVGVVQLRNTDWRIRSSEISYVVASWARGEGYASEASLAVAHWLFHDRKFERIELRTAAGNTASQQVAQKIGCISEGVLRNAFIARSRTEDGGWTDIRTDLIVWSLLPEDLEGVPGRLADANGFSYPEWN is encoded by the coding sequence ATGACATCCACCTTTCCGGACACCTCGATCAGCACGGACCGGTTGGTGCTGCGCCCCTTCGAGGAGGCCGATGTGCCGTCCCTCGCCGCGATGATGAACGACGAGCTGGTCGCCGCCTGGACCGCGATACCCCAGCCGTACACCGAGGACGCCGCGCGCCGCTGGACCACCGAGAGCGCCCGCGCGGAGCGGACGGCGGGCCACGGGATCGATTTCGCGGTCACCGAGTTCCTCACCCAGCGCCTGGTCGGCGTGGTCCAACTGCGCAACACCGACTGGCGGATCCGTTCCAGCGAGATCAGCTACGTCGTCGCCTCCTGGGCCCGTGGTGAGGGGTATGCCTCCGAGGCCTCGCTCGCCGTCGCCCACTGGCTCTTCCACGACCGGAAGTTCGAACGCATCGAGCTGCGCACCGCCGCCGGCAACACCGCCTCCCAGCAGGTCGCCCAGAAGATCGGCTGCATCAGCGAGGGCGTGCTGCGCAACGCCTTCATAGCCCGCAGCCGCACCGAGGACGGCGGCTGGACGGACATCCGGACCGATCTGATCGTGTGGAGCCTGCTGCCCGAGGACCTCGAAGGCGTCCCCGGCCGCCTGGCGGATGCGAACGGATTCAGCTACCCCGAGTGGAACTGA
- a CDS encoding MetQ/NlpA family ABC transporter substrate-binding protein — protein sequence MRNTLKITAAVAAASAVALGASACSAPSDTTASSDKGDKNAPLVVAASPAPHAAILDFVKNKLADKEGLKLVVKPFNDYKIPNKVTDDGQVDANFFQHKPFLDTFNKENGTHIVPVQNVLIEPLGVYSKKIDKLSELKAGSTVSVPNDPSNEGRALKLLADNGVITLKPGVGSDAKLTDVKDDKGVKITELEAAQTAPRIDDVDAAIINGNFAIGAHLKPSKDALALEKTKDNPYANFLAVKKGNENDPRVKKLAKLLNSPEVKKFIEDKYKDGSVIPAFGPAKS from the coding sequence GTGCGCAACACCCTCAAGATCACCGCAGCCGTCGCCGCCGCCTCCGCCGTCGCCCTCGGCGCGAGCGCCTGCTCGGCCCCCTCCGACACCACCGCCAGCAGCGACAAGGGCGACAAGAACGCCCCCCTCGTCGTCGCCGCGAGCCCCGCCCCGCACGCCGCCATCCTCGACTTCGTCAAGAACAAGCTGGCGGACAAGGAGGGCCTCAAGCTGGTCGTCAAGCCGTTCAACGACTACAAGATCCCGAACAAGGTCACCGACGACGGCCAGGTCGACGCCAACTTCTTCCAGCACAAGCCGTTCCTCGACACCTTCAACAAGGAGAACGGCACGCACATCGTGCCCGTCCAGAACGTGCTCATCGAGCCGCTCGGCGTCTACTCCAAGAAGATCGACAAGCTCTCGGAGCTCAAGGCCGGCAGCACCGTCTCGGTCCCGAACGACCCCTCCAACGAGGGCCGGGCGCTCAAGCTGCTCGCCGACAACGGCGTGATCACCCTCAAGCCCGGTGTCGGCTCCGACGCCAAGCTGACCGACGTCAAGGACGACAAGGGCGTCAAGATCACCGAGCTGGAGGCCGCACAGACCGCGCCGCGTATCGACGACGTCGACGCCGCGATCATCAACGGCAACTTCGCCATCGGCGCGCACCTCAAGCCCTCCAAGGACGCGCTGGCCCTGGAGAAGACGAAGGACAACCCCTACGCCAACTTCCTCGCCGTCAAGAAGGGCAACGAGAACGACCCGCGGGTCAAGAAGCTGGCCAAGCTCCTGAACTCCCCCGAGGTCAAGAAGTTCATCGAGGACAAGTACAAGGACGGCTCGGTCATCCCGGCCTTCGGCCCGGCCAAGAGCTGA